In the Candidatus Delongbacteria bacterium genome, ATTTCCTGCACCAGCCGGGTGGGGAAGAAGCAGACCCGGCTTTCGCGCAGGGCCTCGGCCCCCGCCGTGTAGTCCATCCGCCCGAAGTAGGCCGGGAAGCCCAGGGTCTCGCCCGGGTGGGCCAGCCGCAGGATCACCGAATTGCCGTGCTCGTCGGATTTGCGCAGGGCCAGCAGGCCGGACTCGATGCAGTGCAGGCCGTGACACGGGTGACGCTCGTGGAAGAGCGGCTGGCCGGCACAGAGCAGGGACTCCACCCGATAGCCGTCCAGCAGGGAGCGGTCGCGCTCGTCGAGCACGCTCCAGCAGCTGTCCGGAAAAAGCCGACACTGCCGGCAGGCGTGCAACGGCTCCAGGCGCAGACCCACTCCCACACTCGCTCCCAATCCAGTTCTTGTGCCGCGCCAACTTCGCCCTTCGCTTGACTTAAGTCAAGCCAACGGGTGATAATGGCCATGCATCGACGGCTTGTTGTTCCTTAAACTATCGCCGTTCGCAATCCGCTTGTCACCAAGCCAACAGCCCGAGACATGGGAGGTGCCATGAGCGCACGCATCGAACAGTTTTCGTACAACGATGACGTCGTCCGCAAGTTTGTGATGGCCACGCTGCTCTGGGGCGTGGTGGGCATGCTGGTGGGACTGATCATCGCCCTGCAGTTGATCTGGCCCAGCCTCAGCTTCGACCTGCCCTTTCTCACGTTCGGCCGGTTGCGTCCGCTGCACACCAACGCCGTGATCTTCGCCTTCGTGGGCAACGGCATGTTCGCGGGGGTCTACTACTCGACCCAGCGTCTGCTGAAGGCCCGCATGTTCAGCGACCTGCTGGGCAAGCTCAACTTCTGGGGCTGGCAGGCGATCATCGTCTCCGCGGCGCTGACCCTGCCCCTGGGCATCACCCAAAGCCGCGAGTACGCCGAGTTGGAGTGGCCCATCGACATCGCCATCGCGGTGATCTGGGTGGTCTTCGCCATCAACTTCTTCGGCACCATCGCCAAGCGGCGCGAACGGCACCTCTACGTGGCCATCTGGTTCTACATCGCCACGATCATCGCCATCGCCGTCCTGCACATCTTCAACAACCTGTGGGTGATCGCCGGACCGCTCAAGAGCTACTCGATCTACGCCGGCGTCCAGGACGCCTTCATGCAGTGGTGGTACGGGCACAACGCCGTGGCCTTCTTCCTGACCACGCCCATGCTGGGCATGATGTATTACTTCCTGCCCAAGGCCGCGGAGCGCCCGGTGTTCAGCTACAAGCTGTCCATCCTGCACTTCTGGACCCTGGTCTTCATGTACATCTGGGCCGGGCCGCACCACCTGCACTACTCGGCCCTGCCGGGTTGGGCCTCCACCCTGGGCATGATCTTCAGCGTGATGCTGTGGATGCCCTCCTGGGGCGGCATGATCAACGGCCTGCTCACACTGCGCGGCGCCTGGCACAAGGTGGCCGAGGAGCCGATCCTCAAGTTCTTCGTCGTGGCCGTGACCTTCTACGGCATGAGCACGTTCGAAGGCCCGCTGCTCAGCATCAAGACCGTCAACGCGCTCTCGCACTACACGGACTGGACCGTGAGCCACGTCCATTCCGGCGCGCTGGGCTGGAACGGCTTCCTGGTCTTCGGCATGCTCTACTGGCTGGCCCCGCGGCTCTTCCAGTCGGGCCGGCTCTACAGCAAGAAGCTGGCGGAGCTGCACTTCTGGATCGGCACCGTGGGCATCCTGCTCTACATCGTGGCGCTCTATTCAGCCGGCGTGACCCAGGGCCTGATGTGGCGCGCCTTCGACCAGACCGGGCGCCTGCTCTATCCCGACTTCGTGGAAACCGTCCAGCGCCTGATGCCCATGTACATGGTCCGCGCCCTGGGCGGCACGCTGTACCTGACGGGCACCATCCTGGGTGTCTACAACATTCTGATGACCTGGAAGATGCGTCCGGCCCGCTACGAGGAACCCGTCTACGAGGCCCCCGCGCTGACCTACGAGCCGGAGCAGGCCGACTACAGCAAGGCCCCCTATCCCGGCGCCCTGGGCCGGATGGTCAGCCTCGCCTGGCACCGCGTCTGGGAAGGCCGCGGCCTGGTCTTCACGATCTGGGTGGTGATCGCCGTGGCCTCGGCCTCGCTCTTCGAGATCATCCCCACCTTCCTGATCAAGTCCAACGTGCCGACCATCGCCTCGGTCAAGCCCTACACGCCGCTGGAGCTCTACGGGCGCGACCTCTACGTCGCCGAGGGCTGCTACAACTGCCACAGCCAGATGATCCGGCCCTTCCGGGCCGAGACCCTGCGCTACGGCGAGTACTCCAAGCCGGGCGAGTTCATCTACGACCATCCCTTCCAGTGGAGCAGCCGGCGCATTGGGCCGGACCTGCACCGCGAGGGTGGCAAGCGGAGCGATTTCTGGCATCTGGAGCACTTCCGCGATCCGCAGAAGATGACCCCGGGCTCGATCATGCCCAAGTATCCCTGGTTCGAGAGCAAGGCCATCGATTTCGCCAGCATCCAGAAGCGCGTGGACGCGATGATCATGCTCGGCGTGCCCTACGGCGAGGTGGTGAACAGCGCCGAGGCGGTGGCCCGGGAGCAGGCCGCGCGCGTGGCGACGGCCATCGCCCAGAACGGCGGACCCATGAACCTGGGCGACAAGCAGGTGGTGGCGATCATCGCCTATCTGCAGCGGCTGGGCACGGACATCAAGGCCGCCGGGGCCACGAACTAGGAGCGCGCCGTGAGCCTGTCCACGATCATGAGCCACGCGGGCTACTCGGGCTACGCCATCATCGGGATGATCTTCTTCCTGCTGGTGTTCGCGTCCCTGATGATCCGCCTCTGGTTGCAGTCGCGGGCGGGCGGCCTGGAAGAGGTGGGGCGCCTGCCCCTGGAGGAGGCCCGGCCCGAGGCGGCCTCCGGCACGATCCCCGCCCAGCCCGCGCAACCCGCTGCGGGAAAGCTTGAGGAGCGACGATGAGCGAGCAGAAACCGAACGAGATGCTGGACCACAACTACGACGGGATCCAGGAGTACGACAATCCGCTGCCCACCTGGTGGGTGTGGATCTTCTGGGCCACCATCGTGTTCTCGCTGGTGTACTTCATCTATTACCACATCCTGATGGGCCCCACCATGCACGACGAGTACGCCGCCGAGGTGGAGAGCTGGGATGCCCGCATGGCGGAGCTGATTCCGCCCACCGCCTCCGAGGGGGACTTGCAGGCCATCCTGGCGGATCCCGCCAAGGTCCAGGCGGGCGGCGCGGTCTTCGCGGCCAAGTGCCTGCCCTGCCATGCGGCGGACGGCGGCGGCATGGTGGGCCTGGGCCCGAACATGACCGACAACTACTGGAAGAACGGCGACGGCAGCCTGTCGGCCATCCAAAAAGTGGTGATCAGCGGAGTGACGGGCACGGCCATGCAGGCCTGGGAGCAGCAGCTGAAGCCCGACGAGCTGGTGAACGTGGTGGCCTTTGTGAAGAGCCTCCAGGGCACCACGCCGGCCAACCCCAAGGAGCCCGAAGGTCAATTGGTGGGCGCCGCCGCGGCGGATTCCACGGCCCAGGTCTCCGACAGCTCGGCGCTGGAAACCGCCAGCAAGTAGTCTGACGACCCGGACGGGAAGGGTCTCCGCCAGGGGCCCTTCCCGTCACTTCATCCGGTGTGACACGGCGTCCCGCACCAGCGCCGGATCGGCAGTACCTTGATCCGGCGAGAACTGAAAGGGCGCGCATGAGCGAGTCGACCATCCTCGAAGCCCCGGAGCGGGTGCTTTCCACCCTCAATCGCGACGGCAGCCGCCGCTGGCTGCGCCCCCGGCTCGCCCGGGGCCGCTTCTATTGGCGCCGACTGGTGGTGGCCTGGGGCCTGATCCTGCTCTTCACCGCCATCCCGATCCTGAAGATGAACGGCAAGCCGCTGATGCTCTTCGATCTGGCGGCGCGGGAATTCACGCTGTTCGGCTCCACGTTCCACGCCACGGACACGCTGCTGCTGATGCTGCTGATGGTGGGGATCCTGCTCTCGGTCTTCCTGCTGACGGCCCTGCTGGGGCGGGTCTGGTGCGGCTGGGGCTGTCCGCAGACCGTCTACATGGAGTACCTCTTCCGGCCCGTCGAGCGCCTCTTCGAGGGCGACCACCTGAGCCAGCACCAACTGGACCTCCAGGGCGGCCTGCCCCTGCGCCGCCTGGCCAAGTACGCGGTCTTCCTGGTGTTCTCGGCCTTCCTGGCCAACACCTTCCTGGCCTACTGGGTCGGCTGGGACACGCTGATCGGCTGGGTCACGGACTCGCCGCTGGAGCACTGGCCGGGCTTCGTGGTCATGGCCGTCACCACGGCGCTGATGTTCGGGGACTTCGCCTGGTTCCGCGAGCAGACCTGCATCGTGGCCTGTCCCTACGGGCGCTTCCAGTCCGCGCTGC is a window encoding:
- a CDS encoding Crp/Fnr family transcriptional regulator, coding for MGVGLRLEPLHACRQCRLFPDSCWSVLDERDRSLLDGYRVESLLCAGQPLFHERHPCHGLHCIESGLLALRKSDEHGNSVILRLAHPGETLGFPAYFGRMDYTAGAEALRESRVCFFPTRLVQEILSRNPALRDEFSRMLAQELYDYGEARLRLATRTLEWRLQDLLLQLLPGCGSVDESGNQARLELPLARRDLAAMLGVRPETVARAVRQLGEQGLAQFNGREIQIPDLRRLRREVR
- the ccoN gene encoding cytochrome-c oxidase, cbb3-type subunit I; translated protein: MSARIEQFSYNDDVVRKFVMATLLWGVVGMLVGLIIALQLIWPSLSFDLPFLTFGRLRPLHTNAVIFAFVGNGMFAGVYYSTQRLLKARMFSDLLGKLNFWGWQAIIVSAALTLPLGITQSREYAELEWPIDIAIAVIWVVFAINFFGTIAKRRERHLYVAIWFYIATIIAIAVLHIFNNLWVIAGPLKSYSIYAGVQDAFMQWWYGHNAVAFFLTTPMLGMMYYFLPKAAERPVFSYKLSILHFWTLVFMYIWAGPHHLHYSALPGWASTLGMIFSVMLWMPSWGGMINGLLTLRGAWHKVAEEPILKFFVVAVTFYGMSTFEGPLLSIKTVNALSHYTDWTVSHVHSGALGWNGFLVFGMLYWLAPRLFQSGRLYSKKLAELHFWIGTVGILLYIVALYSAGVTQGLMWRAFDQTGRLLYPDFVETVQRLMPMYMVRALGGTLYLTGTILGVYNILMTWKMRPARYEEPVYEAPALTYEPEQADYSKAPYPGALGRMVSLAWHRVWEGRGLVFTIWVVIAVASASLFEIIPTFLIKSNVPTIASVKPYTPLELYGRDLYVAEGCYNCHSQMIRPFRAETLRYGEYSKPGEFIYDHPFQWSSRRIGPDLHREGGKRSDFWHLEHFRDPQKMTPGSIMPKYPWFESKAIDFASIQKRVDAMIMLGVPYGEVVNSAEAVAREQAARVATAIAQNGGPMNLGDKQVVAIIAYLQRLGTDIKAAGATN
- a CDS encoding cbb3-type cytochrome c oxidase N-terminal domain-containing protein, with amino-acid sequence MSEQKPNEMLDHNYDGIQEYDNPLPTWWVWIFWATIVFSLVYFIYYHILMGPTMHDEYAAEVESWDARMAELIPPTASEGDLQAILADPAKVQAGGAVFAAKCLPCHAADGGGMVGLGPNMTDNYWKNGDGSLSAIQKVVISGVTGTAMQAWEQQLKPDELVNVVAFVKSLQGTTPANPKEPEGQLVGAAAADSTAQVSDSSALETASK